Genomic window (Penaeus vannamei isolate JL-2024 chromosome 22, ASM4276789v1, whole genome shotgun sequence):
tattatttcccttCCAGATCATGTCGGGAGGATTAAGTGTTATGGCTTTGGAAGAGAATGATGTGACGCGGTTCCTGGCCGCGTCCACTCATCTCGGATCCAGCAACATGAACTTCCAAATGGAACAGTATGTTTTCAAGCGCCGCCAAGATGGTgagtattaaagaaaaaaaaaaaaaataatagagatgTATAAAGAACAAGGTCATACAATCTAAAATGAAAATTTGTCAGTAGAAACACACAACAGGCCTATTATCTTGGCACTGCtggtttattgttatttacataggTTTTCTTTCAATTCATAGGTGTGCACATCATTCATCTGCGCAAGACATACGAGAAGATCTTGCTGGCTGCCCGCGCCATTGCAGCCATTGAGAACCCAGCAGATGTGTACACCATCTCTTCCCGCCCCATGGGCCAGCGTGCTGTGCTGAAGTTTGCCCGTTATACTGGTGCAACCCCCATTGCAGGCCGCTTCACCCCAGGAGCCTTCACCAATCAGATTCAGGTGATTTGGGAAAAGATGCAGAATAAGACAAGATGGGAAATATGACTGCATGATATTTATCTAATGAAAGATGTCGGAGTATAAGTTGCTGAGAGCGATGCACAGAGATAGggggaaatggacactgccatcttacAGAGCAAAAGAAATGTAATAAAATGCATCATTGGGATTTAGAGTAACTGGAATGTGCGTCTCTGTTCGGTACCAAAAGCCGATGTCTGCTTTAGAGTTTATATTGATGCTCTTGAATATTTCAGGCTGCTTTCCGTGAGCCTCGTCTCCTTGTGGTGACTGATCCCATCTCAGACAGGCAGCCAATTACTGAGGCTTCCTATGTCAGCATTCCTGTTATTGCTTTCTGCAATACTGACTCCCCACTTCGCTATGTTGACATTGCCATTCCTTGCAACAACAGGGTAAGTTATCTACTTCAGTTCCACTTGTAATTCATATTTTGGGAAATTACATTCTTGAATATTCTGAAGTATGAGTCTTTATGTTAGAGGCCTTACtgcttgtttgattttttttttttttttctactgctaTGTTATTCTGAAAGAAACAGTACATTATATTTGAGCACTGCTTAGAATTGTTCTATAGTTTTCTTATTCTCCCTGGCCTAGCTCAGGCTGCAGTTTTTGAGCTAAGAAAATGGAACAAGCCTTGTATTGTGTATTATTCTAAGGAGGAAAATGTAATTTGTATAAATTCAGTTGCCcacattcccccatcccccagtAACTGAAAAACGAATACATTTTCAGAAATATTTGCTATGAGATCACCTAAGAGTTCTATGGTAAACGTTTTGAAgaaaccactccccccccccccatccccccttccccaaattGTCTTCTCAGAAGTCCCCATTAAATACTATTGCAATGAAGATGTGTAAACTTTAACATAAATATAGAAGTGTATAGTAGTGCATACTGCTACATGCTGGGTGATAACGTGTGCAAGGCATTTGGTACAAACTTTGAGATAGTCACCTGGCATCTTTGATGACTATTCTTTCTGATGAGACAACATTAAACCTTCTGCCAATGGGTTGAAATGTGATGTACATTTATGAGAACAGACTTAAGTGGAAACTTCATGCAACTTGTTTCTTTTTCCAGAGCCCCCACTCCATTGGTCTGATGTGGTGGATGTTGGCCCGTGAAGTTCTTCGTCTTCGTGGAACCATCTCCCGCAACCTGCCATGGGAGACAGACGTCATGCCTGATCTGTTCTTCTACAGGTGAGTTTCTTTAAGCTAGTTACAAGTGAAGATAGCATGGTAGTTTTGGCAATGTAGAATATTGTCTGTGGCCCCTATTTTGTAAATTCATTACATAAGGTTAGGGATTTCAAAAGACCCCCTACTTCATTGTCATCAGGTTTGTGCTTAAAGTCCCCCAGTATTGTTGCTCCAATGATTGTTTTGCTTTGCTCATCTAGCTCTATGAAGTTGTTACCAGTTCCTTGCCTTTTTCCCCCATGTAACTTTTGCAAATTATCAGTACTGCCCAGTGAGAACCTCAATAGCTTAACCATTCCAGTTTGAGAACCTGGTTCATTGGCATGAGCATCTGCAGGTTTCAATGTGTGTGGCCATGTAGTAAATTGTTACGAGGAATTGTATTTTGCTGGAATTGTATGAGAAGTTTACTTGTATGGTTTTCTTTATTATAGTGAGCATGGTTTTGTATTGAAGATTTAAAAGCAATTTTCCTCACTTGTTTCTGGGGGCTTGCACATAAAATTTCATCTGCAGTTCTTTGTAATTCATGGTATTCTCGGTGTCTGTGTATCAAATTCTTGCCTAAGACCATTTTTATTTTCCAATAGGGTGTGTCTCACAGCACATAACACACAATTATGGTAGAAATGCTGTGTGGCCTAACATTACTACCTGATTATTAGGGTCTTAGGGTAATATCTGAAGTGTAGGTAGATGTACCTCTCCACTGGTTGATAAAAggcagtaggggggaggggggtatatgaAAGGAGTGAAAAGTCATTACTAATTTACCTTATTTCTGAAAGTTAATGCAAGATTTGTTATAATAAAGTTTTGAATTTCTTTACAGGGATGctgaagagcaagagaaggaggaagctgCCAAGGCCGAGGCTGCCAAGGCTGAGGCTGAGGCTGCCAAGGTAGAGACCCCTGCTGCCGAGAACTGGGGCGCTGATGTGAATGATCCCGATGCCGTAGCTGCTGCTGCCGGTGCTGGGACTGCTGCCCCTGTGGCTCCTGCTGCTACCGGGACTGCTGCCCCTGTGGCTGCTGCTACCGGGACTGCTGCCCCTgtggctgctgctgctactgttgaTGACTGGGGTCAGACTGTAAGTGTTTATATAAAAGGTTAAAcatcttttctttgtgtgtgctttacaggaaatatcttttattttttttcttgcgaaATAACAATCTACTGTTTATTGCAGTCGGCTAATCTCTATTATTTTCAGGGCGATGATTGGGCTGCTGCACCAGTTACTGGAACTGGTGATGACTGGGGAGGCGCAGCTGATGGACCCAACTggtaaacagaaataaatgataGCTGCTGTAGCAATTCTTTGATTTACCTTGTATTTTTAATATGAACTTCAGCAATAAGATGAATACATGAAGTTGCTAGTGATTTAAACAGCATTGCAAAACCGGTTTTGCAGTTCCAAAGTCAGAatgaaaaatacaagaataataatcattatatgcaCCTAAAACAAGAGGACCAGCAAGAAAGGAACATATCTTACCAGAAATAAGTAGATTTCTCTCCAAGCAACAGCCAAAAAGGAGATAACTTCGTAAAGGTCATCTCAAATGACCTATAATGTATTTTAAGAGGCTGCACTGCCTACAAATTTGAGTGAagtagttctcagattcaaacaagGCTTCACTCTGagaggccagacaagaagcacaaTGCTGAGAATTTTCAATCACTACTTTCTACAATACCTTGTATCAATCCACTCCCATCCACTCTACCCAGATGGTCTCTACATCTACAGCACCACTTTCCCCTGCGCCTCAACTTCCGACCTCTAATTCCCCTATCTCAAACCCTTTTTTTGTatcctaaatccagacactccaatatcCACAACTATCCATGTCTCTCCCTACTTCCGTCTTACCTATCACATCAGAGAACCCAAACGCCCCACCCCATATCCTACCAGATCCCATCTCACACCTACTCCCTCAGATACCgatctcttcttcacctcccctgAGGACTAGAAACTTTTCTATGTATGACAAGAGAAAGTTCCTTCCTCTCAGCCACCCATCGAAATCTCTACCCAGATTCCGGCTGTTTTCAAAGTGACCGCCgaattccaccctccccctcctcacatccccctacccctcttcctccttacacaTCCTATGCACTCCTCCACCCTCAACCATACCAAAAACCTTTACCTATTACTCCTGGATACCCGCGTAAAACCCTTCTATCACAATGTCCTTCCCCAGATCTCGCCTTTCTTAATGAACCTCCAGATACAATactttcacctccttcccctgatCCCTCCTCCCACGATAATTCTCGATACTACACTGTCGCCTCCATTCTCTGATCTCATATCTCAGTCCCCAGACTCCTCTTACTTCTCAGACCTCCATTTCTACCCATAATACGTGTTGAATGATCCACAATGGCTCTGCTGCAGTAGAACATTAGAGGCATTCGCCCACGCAGACCTGACCTccgccatcttctctcctcttacaaTGCATCTATTGTCTGCCTCCAAGAAAccttcctcacacatcctccaATACCAATTCCCAACTCCCATTTTGTGTCACTCTCTCATTGTATATTTGCCTCCATACTTGTTCATCATAAAACACCATATATCATACCTCCTTTACAAAGCACTATACCGTGCACAGTTATCCACATTTTCCTCGGCTGCTGGATCAGTCATTTCAGTCTacttgtctcctcccctccctactgaCTTTAGAATTTGAGACCTTGCTTTCCCAACTCCAACTACCTTTCCTAATAGTTAGAGACTTAACTGTCGCCATACCCTCTGGGGTGACTCTATTATTAATACCAGAGGTCGCACCTTAGAACAATTTCTATCGAAAACCGACCTCATCCTTCTAAATTCCAACAGTCCAACTCACTTCGACATATGCAACCAATCGTTTTCATGCCTCGATCTCTTTGCTCTCCTAACCTTCATGTAGACTTCCATTAGTCAGTCTTAAACGATTTTCACTCTAGTGATCACTTCCCAATCCTTTCAACATCCTATATCCCACTCCGAAACCCCCCTCGCTGGTGCTTTGACAGAGGGGACTCGAATACCTTTACTTCTCTCTACTCTTGAACTTCCTTCATCATCACTCTTTCACCTCAGAAATGCTCCGGTACTTTAAGACTAATGTACCAAATGCAGCCTATATAACCATCCCTCGAACCTCACGACCTTACACTACAAAATGTGTTCCGTGGTGGAACCATGAATGTACAAAAGCGCTTTGAAGCTTGCTGCTTGGAATAGCTACCGCTACAAGAGAGGCACCCCCAGTCAACTAACAGCCTTCTTATCTTTTTAAAAAACATCAGCCCACGTTCGCCGTACAATCCGTAACTCCATGACAAACAGCTGGCAAAACCTTTTATCCTCCATAACATCCTCAAAACCAATCTCTGCAGACTGGCGTCGGAACCATAAATTATCCGGAAAACATTCACCTCATCCTACtcccgtcctccatattcataATAACCTCATCTCTGACCCTCTTCAAGTAGCTCCTGTACTTGGTGCCTTTTTTAGTCAAAagtctttttttcgttattcaaTAGCATATGGACGACTGGAAACTTTCCTCCCCACTGGAGAAGCCATAGTTACTACCTTTCCTGAAACTTAACAAAATAGGTACTCTTCCCCATGACTACCGCCCCATAACCCTGACAAGTTGCCTATCCAAATCAATGGAAAGGAGGATAAACTTCAGattaatgtggtacctagaataCCACAAAATCATTTCACCAGATCAATTTGGATTTCGTTGACACAAACACAACTGAACCACTAGTCTATATCGAAACATTGATAACATCAGCATTTGCACGCCGTGAGTCGGTGTTATTTTTTTCGATCtcgaaaaagcatatgatactacATGGTGGCACCATATATTACAACAGCTATACTTCCACGGCATACGTgggaacatgcatatatatgcatatatatatatatatatatatatatatatatatatatatatatatatatatatattatatatatatatatatatatatatataatttttttttttgtgagtgtgtgtaatataaaatcCTTCCTCTTTGGCCGTACCTTCCGTGTCAGatttgcctcttctccttcctcctcatttcctcaattcgaaggtcCCACAAGGCTGTGTACTAAGCACCACACTGTTCTTAGCTTAAACGGATTAATTTCAGCTTTACCACCAAGAATCCGATCATCACTGTAAGTTGATGATCTAGCCATCTTTGCCTCTGGCCCTTCCATACAGGTTCTCCATCAACTTATCCAGTCGTCAATAACATCAATCTCTTCTTGGGCTATCAACCACGGCTTTCGATTCTCTACCTCTATAACCTTTTCCATCCTATTCTCTCGTTCACGTTTAGGCTCCCAACCTCTACTCCTCCTTTAGGACACCCCTATCCAATCCCGATCCTCCGACAAGATTCTTGGAGTTATTTTTGACTGGAAGCTATCTTGGCGAGATCATATCCTCTCCCTTAAAGAAAAAGCCCGCCATCGCCTTCGACTCCTACAAACCCTCTCCCACCTATCCTGGGGTTCACACCGCAAAACGCTCCTTCATCTCCACATTACCCTTATCTTCTTCATCCTTGATTATAGCtgtcatatatatctttctacctctgcctctcttccctcttaatTTGATCCAATACACCATTAGGGTCTCCGTTTAGCCCTCGGAACCTTCcgatcctctccagttgagagcctatactCTGAATCAGGATTGCCATCCCTCTCTAGACTTCGTGCTCTTCTGTCTCTAAGAAGCTATGCTCGCTTTCACCAACTTTCTCCCTCCAAGCTAACTGTCCCTCAACCCTTTCTtcataccttctcttcctctccatgtttacctgtctctttctctgttcgtaTGGACGCTTTTCCCAttcatcctttcctcatctccgaactcttcctctttctacccaaaCCTTCCCTCACGGGCTAATGACTACCTATTGTAATTGCTCTTCTATATACCCTGATCTACCAGTCAAATATTCCACCTTCTGTTCTCGTAACACATTATCTTGCACATATCTCTAGTCACTCCTCCAGTACTTACGTCTACACCGACGGCTCTAAATCCACCTCAGGTGCTGGTTTTTGCCGGTCTTTCCCTCTCACACATAAAGCTTTCCTCTACCACTTGAATCGAGCGTCCTTACAACAGACCTATATGCTATCCTCTTTGCCCTAAAACgtgtcttctatctcttcctcatccttcaccatcTTCACTGACTTCACTGACCAGCTGTGCTACCTGTCTACACGACAGAAAGCCGTGATTTTTTGCTGGATCCCCAGCCATGTCGGGATTCCCGGCAATGAaaaagcaaatacatatatacatatgtacacacatatacagttatatacatacatacatacatacatatatatatatatatacatatatatatatatatatatatatatatatatatatacacacacacacacacacacacacacacacacacacacacacacacacacagacacacacacacacacacacacacacacacacacacacaaacacacacacacacaaacacacacacacacacacacacacacacacacacacacacacacacacacatatctatctatctatctatctatctatctatctatatatgtatatatatgtgtatatatatatacatatatatatacatatatatacatatatatgcatatgtttatgcatatgcatatgtatatgtatatgtatatgtatatgtatatgtatatgtgtgtgtttgtgtatgtgtgtgtaatgaccAAAAACATGTCATAAATCTATTTCTTTGCGAGAAGAAAAGACTTATAGACAGATTGTGGAATTTAGTTAAGTTAGTCCTTTAAATTGTAACATTTCTTTTTCTATACTCATAAACGCTTTGAGGGGAGTCAGTGTGCATTACTATTTACGTCAACAAATTTGTGTTCTTTACACTAACAAGGCCTAATCAACTATAacattcttattttcataaagAAAAAGTATTTAGCACTTAATGTTTAATAAAGGCCTTACTGAACACAAACAAGATCAATGCGCATTTGCTATAAAAAAAATTGCAACTTTAATTCATGGAACAAATGTAGATTATAATATTTGAAGAATTGTGCATTCATCTGATGATATTTCAATAACAATTGATATCCTATCAAAGAATATTATTTAAACTCGTAGCCATCCAAGGTCAACCCCCAATAAAGAAGACGTTCGAGACAGAAATCATAAGGTTCTATGTTTATACATGAGTATAGGACTCATTTTTTTCGAATGATACGTTGTACCGTAGAAGTATAAGGCTTCTCACAGTCTTGGCAGTGAGCACAAGGTTTGCTGACCATTTAAGAAGTCCAAGACTCACTAAAACAAGGAACCAGTGGGAGATTTCGGAAATCATAATTTTCAGTGAGTTGAAAATAATTGTTTTATGATTTGATGTGATAAAGAATCTATATTAAGTGTCATCTCTTCATTAATGTTGGCCATGcactatatttctatatatttatttgtttattctttgttgtaattgtaacaataatttgtttgttttcctatATATTACTTCTCGTAATTTCAGTAATCAGCTTTTAAGCACATGGGCAAACAAAAGGATGTTTATCTGAATTCCGAAACTTTACCGGtccacaatatatgtatatacacatatatgtacatatatacatacatatacatacatatacatacatacatacatacatatatatatatatatatatatatatatatatatatatttatatatacatacatacatatgtatatatgttgtatacatatatacatatatgtataaatgtatacatacacatgtatatatatgtacatatacatatatttacctatgtatatatacagtacatgtagacatacatacttgcatatatatatatatatatatatatatatatatatatatatatatatatttatatatatatatatatatttatatatatatacacacacacacacacacacacactcacatatgtacatatatatatatatatatatatatatatatatctgtgtatatgtttatgtatatgtatatatatatatatatatatatatatatatacacatatatatgtataaatatctatctatctatctatctatctatctatatctatctatctatctatctatctatctatcgatctatctatctatctatctctctctctatatatatatgcatatatataatatatttatttatatatatatatatatatatatatgatatatatattcatatatgtatatatatatatatatatataatatatatatattatatatatataatatatatattatatatatatattatatgatatatgatatatatatgcatatatatataaatatatatatatatatatatatatatatatatatataatatatacatatatatatgtatataaatatgtatatatatatatatatatatatatatatatatatatatatatatatatatatatgtgtgtgtgtgtgtgtgtgtgtgtgtgtgtgtgtgtgtgtgtgtgtgtgtgcgtgtgcgtgtgcgtgtgcgtgtgtgtgtgtgtgtgtgtgtgtgtgtgtgtgtgtgtatgtgtgtatgtgtgtgtgcattatatatgatatatatgtatatgtgatatatattatatacatgtatatatatgtatatatatgtagatatacatacatacatgtaaatgtatgcatatatatatatatatatatatatatatatatatatatatatatatatatatatatatatatatatatatatatatatatatatatatatatatatatatatatatatatacaaatacacacacacacacacacacacacatacgcactcctACTTATAGATACGCGTTACAGTATTATGAGTTTTGGACAATGATAGTTTGCATTAATTGCGAATCAAGGAAGAATCTCCCTAAAATGAAATGAATTTTCTTTGGTTGATGCAGggtatatccattttcttttacacATTTAATGGGAGacctttatatatagagagagcgcaCAGCAACACCAAgtcataaaaatctgttaataattttttgaattatcctgcgcAGGATCCAAATCATTTATGTGTAAACCAAAGACTGACCTTTGGAATTCTATCAgtcaagaagtaaagaaaaatacagCATTGATGAAACATGAAAAACTAAATCTGCATTCATATCAAAACTCAAAATAAGAATTCTGTAAATCTCATGGACACGTACTAAAAGTTTAGTGAGAAGTACCTCTCTTTCGCTCCACCTGAGACATTGAGACTTATTTCAGATGTTGAAGTAAGAACAGCTCAAGAAAAGCGTTTATGGGAAAATAAATGGACATCCCAACCTCCT
Coding sequences:
- the LOC113808197 gene encoding small ribosomal subunit protein uS2: MSGGLSVMALEENDVTRFLAASTHLGSSNMNFQMEQYVFKRRQDGVHIIHLRKTYEKILLAARAIAAIENPADVYTISSRPMGQRAVLKFARYTGATPIAGRFTPGAFTNQIQAAFREPRLLVVTDPISDRQPITEASYVSIPVIAFCNTDSPLRYVDIAIPCNNRSPHSIGLMWWMLAREVLRLRGTISRNLPWETDVMPDLFFYRDAEEQEKEEAAKAEAAKAEAEAAKVETPAAENWGADVNDPDAVAAAAGAGTAAPVAPAATGTAAPVAAATGTAAPVAAAATVDDWGQTGDDWAAAPVTGTGDDWGGAADGPNW